The Triticum urartu cultivar G1812 chromosome 5, Tu2.1, whole genome shotgun sequence genome contains the following window.
TGACATAGCCCAGCGATGACACCCCCCGGGAATTAAACAGAACCTCCGTGATCAAAGCCGCCACCATGCCACGATCCTCCACCATCAACGCTGCCATCACGCCACGAACCTTGCCTCGGCTAGCCGCCCTCGCCCCTGGTGTCGGCGACATCCTCGACCCACCTTGCTTCCCTACCTCTCCTCGCCCCACCGTCCCCGCCACGCCGCCCTCAGCCTGTCCACGACGTCCTCGACCCGGCGCGCTGCCCTACCTCCGGTGTCATCACCCCATGTGGGCAGCAACATCTCGACCTGCCAGTACCACAGGTTAGATCAATTTATACTGCACGTCTTATGATCTGACAGAAGACGAAGGAAATTGCTCTTTGAATCTGACAGTCTGTAATTTGTACTGTGAAATTTGATACTTACAGTACATCATGAACAAACTGAGTTGATGAAGGGTTGAATAAGTGTTTCACAAAAAAACCATTGAGAAGACAATATGGCATCCTCTCAACGTAGTGGGGTACGTACTCCCTTTCAGGACCTGACAAACAACAACAACAGTTCAGGTAAATACATATATCACCTACTCTTACCTACTTAGATCTTGTAGATCCAGAATATGTCATTGTGTCGCAGGTCAAAAAACAAATCCAAAAGAGCTGAAGAAACAGAGGGAAAGGGAGAGGTATGCACTAAACATGGATGCAATATTAAAGAAAAGACAGGAGGCAAGGGATCGTAAGAAAGCTACGGGTGCTATTCTAAATGGAATCAACACTCCATCTAAGCCACACAGGGCCATGTCGCCTGGTTACTCCATTTTCTCTGTTTTTCTCATGCATTTCATCAATCACATGTAAAATCATGTTAATTAAGTGTTCTTTTGGACAGGTTTTGACACTATGGAGAGGCCTAGTACGCAGTCTACTGTCACCCAGCAACGACACACACCAGCTACAGAAGGTCATGTGTTCTCCTACATCCAACCATAATACCGGCGTTTGTGTGTCAACAGCTGACATTGTACATACAATTATGATGCAGGCATACCTGCTGATGTGATAATGAGTGATGAGACTCCACTTGATGGTCCAAATTCATTAAGAACACCAGATACTGCCGTTTCTAACAAGGAAAATGTCAATAATATCGACTCTGCCATTGGGTCCTCCCAACTGACTGTGTTACCACCGCTACTTAAATCCTACAGAGGCAGCAGTTCATATGGTAATCAATTATGGCTCATATTAACTACCATACAGAGTAAAGACATATTATATCTCTCTTCTTCCTATGCAAGGTTTCCTATCTAAATTGTCATGCTTGGGTTTTCAGAATGACATCAACAAGGTAGCAAAGGATGAGGATATACATAATATGCAGGTTGAAGACGTGATAAAGAATAAAGAAAGGCAAGGATACAGACATTGAGTCGGCAGAGGTGATAGAAGAAGAATCTACTACAGAGGATACAGAGAATATGCAGATTGATGAGGTGATAACCGTACATGAGGATACATATCCCGAGTCCACAAAGGCTACACAAGAGTCCATTACGgagtgttggggatattactatcagttatgacccgcccaggaggggccgggtcagtcccaatggcgggttacacaagaagcccagtaaacattcaagattatagtttattaagtcttatagaaggcccaaaggcctgaaggcggtttaaggcctgatattgtgaaccgccgtatgtaaggaaagacttgtaaagaaagacatgtaaaggaagtcaccgagccggacacaattatgagccggccgggactctgtaggccaccaggcgtcaacccatgtatataaggggatgacccggtggcggcttagggtgagaaacaacaagtcgataaccaagacggcgagttgagcctcttggtgatcgaaaccccagcaataccaatcccaactagacgtaggcttttaccttcatcgtaaggggccgaactagtataaaaccctctcatgtcctttgtcccgactaacccctttaagcttcctagtgcgatggccctaggactaagtccttgctctaggacatctaccgtgacaattccacgacagttggtgcccaccgtggggccagcgcacggtggatttgagttcttgaagggtagcttcgaagggctcaagggatacgctatgggccggatgaccaagagtcgtcgcggcaagctctacatcgacgacgaaggatggggccccgaggccggctcaattgagtacgggtactgggtccccttcggcgaaattcacgtcttcatcggccggatcggcgagtcaggtCCTGAGTCGGACGTCCACACcgacctcatcgaaacggctcggcgtgcGAGGACTGCCTGTGTTCAATCTGCCGTGAAGCATGCTTTCGTAGGCTGCATCCACagcggtgaatactctgaaggatcggtggagGGCGATGAGACGGTCGTCTGTTCTGACACTGCATCATCAACGGGCGAGACGGGCTCTTTGTACCAGCTGCAggacggcatgctcgggggctgttccgatggcagcagtattccggaccctcttgagccgccgaattgggccggagtcctcatggcagggacacagcccgggcagaactccacagcagcggcggcaacagctaccgggtcggctgcagccgggtcaggagaccctgcgcgccccccggctcaaatcttgatggacctcatggataaactgacgactTTGTTGACTGCCATGGTAGAGCCagcggataaagcccagcatgatGCAGAGGTGGCACGCGTACGCGAAGAGATGGTGCAATCTAAGAAAAATCTAGCCGCAGAGGAAGTCAGGATGGCagcagagcgggcggctttggacgttcgtgctcaacagcttcaagcggagacctTCCGGCTCTCAGTGGATCTGAACGCGTCGAACAAGGTCATGAGGAGGCGGCATCAGAAAACCCaatcacgtctgcctctgacgctcgatcctaggaaTCTTTTTCACACACCCGGAGCCAGGGGAAGTAACCCACCGGAGGCACCCCGGATTACAACACCCGACGCACCGGTCCAGCCGCGTGCCATGGATCCACCTCGTATAATTACCACTCCGCCTCATTACGTCCCAACGccaccgggtcacttctccaaccctttGGAAAACCTCGTCGCAGCATCAGCTCGTCTGGCGGCTCTTCCGATGGAAGGTGACTCGCCGGCGGCAATTGAAAcacggagggtaagagaacttcttcaaacagctctggcgcagcaggatgcatactcctacagtcaagataggatccattcaactcctcgcccaagccggagcccgagttacagtaggcatatggaatccgcagatatgtcaagcaatgctcaatgccacaaccggccatacaggcatgagtcggtgcgggctggagcccttaacttggcggatcaggagaggattcgtcaagaggtAGAGCGAGGAGTTCAAATGGCAGCAGATCAGGCGGCTCATCAaacttttccggcttatccagcatcctcggtcgaggcaggagtggccacaagaaccggaggctttccttgcttggtgccggccatacataatgagcgtttgccaaaggactttaaggggcctcgtaaggtacCTAATTACACGGCTGACTTACAGCCCGGGGCTTGGATtcagagttatgagatggctatggagttattggaggtcagcgatgcagcaatggccaagtattttcactatgatgttagatggaacaactcgtacttggttgaagggattgccacccaattctatcggctcatgggcggagttgaaggcccggttcatctagaactttaaagacacgtgtaagcagcctatgtcgattgtggacctgaccaattgcaagcaagaggatggtgaatccacaacccattgggtgcgtcgggtcgaggagataatacattcatctaataagatggatgccggctcagcagtcttAATATTGTAGAAAAATTGCCGTTtcgaacctctgaagcagaagctggggtggctcaagcgtgactataatgacatgggaacgttaatggcggctctcgtcaagtatgctgattctgatactaccaaggacccggggtctgacgaagaaaaggcaacgaagggaaagaagaacggcaacggcaagggtcaccagcataaccggcaaatcaaggaggtaataaacataaggctgatgagtttgttgctaacaccaatgaACAGGGCGGAAATCAACGGCGTAAGGGCGGACAGccccctcggtcgggcgggtcaggtcccatCCTTGAGCAATTATTGAATGAGCCTTGTCCAAGACacgacacccgggagaagccagccacccacctgtggaaagattgtacgatcatgaaggcgtttaaaaattcaaacgcgtttgatggaggtcacggcccaggtggcggctcaggtggaggcggtttccaaggcccgggcgccggcttaggtggaggaggattccACGGTCAGGGTCATCCTGGTAACCAAGGAGGGTATAATCCgcaacccggccaaggtaatcagcaacAGCAGTCCGGATATCAGAGCAATTCGAAGCAGCTAagtagtgggcagtatcatgtgttcaccatcagtttatgcaaaagggaccagaaacttcataagaaagtggtcaatgctgttgagccggcggttccacgttacttacgttggtcagagcagcctattgtgtggagcagagaggatcacccaccccggatcgataatccgggtcacttggcgtatatgtgtggattacaccgatctgaacaaggcttgtctggctgatccttttgccctcccctgtattgatcagatcattgatgctatggcgggttgtgcACGTTTGAGTTTTTTTAATGggtattctggttatcatcagatcaagatggcagtcaaagatcaggagaagatgacttttatcactccttttggagctttctgctatgtgtctatgccttttgggctgaagagtgcccaagcgacttaccaacggtgtgtgcagaattgtcttcataatcaAATTGGACGCCTCTTGTTGATGCTATGCTAACCAAGGACGGAGATAGAATCCCCGAGTCGACAGAGGCAAGTTTTCTTTCCACATGTCATTGCTATTCTAATTCTAATGCCACAGATCGGTTTGTAATTTTTTTAGTACAATATCATATCAAAAATATATTCTCTCTGTTATAATATTATAATACCATGTGTTTCAGCTACCGAGCAATGATGAATCAAGTGAAATACTCAACAATAATGAAGTGGAGGAAAATAATTGCACAGAGAGCCCAGAATATACACCTATTCTTGAAGAAAACATAGCAAACAGAGAAGCCAAAGATTCTGAACATACACAGGTGACTTTCCTGTTCCAGCCATTTCTTCCAAAACCATTCTAATTATATTATATCCTACATACAGGTAATTCTTTTAACATTGTTCTCAGAAATTAACCCACAACGAGACAAGCCAATGGTGGCAACTGAGGACGAGAAATTGGCACAAACACCCGGCAC
Protein-coding sequences here:
- the LOC125510871 gene encoding uncharacterized protein LOC125510871; translation: MRGVVSIALAYNKDLSSGGNTVSWEDPMAESILLTFSLLETAVSGVLNEFGPSSGVSSLIITSAGPEREYVPHYVERMPYCLLNGFFVKHLFNPSSTQFVHDVLSRCCCPHGVMTPEVGQRAGSRTSWTG